TCGGCCATTTTTTTAGTCTTTTGTAGTTACAGAAACTTTAACACTCATACCCGGACGTAATTTGTCCAGAACTTCTTTTGAGGCCTTAAGTTTTATTTTTACAGGTATACGTTGTACAACTTTAACAAAGTTACCTGTAGCGTTATCAGGAGGAAGCAATGAACCTTTTGCTCCGGTAACAGGAGAGAAGTTATAAACTTCTGCTTCTATTTTCTGATCAGGGAACGCGTCAACTTCAACTTCAACTTTTAAACCTGCGCGGATGTCCTGCAACTGGGTTTCTTTAAAGTTTGCGGTTACATAAAGACTGTTTTCATTCACGATAGAAAATAAAGACTGACCTGCCTGGATTAACTGACCTTTCTGGATACTTTTCTTAGAAACGATTCCTGTTGCCGGTGCTTTAATCTCTGTATAAGATAATTGTAATTTAGCAAAATCAACATCAGACTGGTGCTGAGATACGCTATTGCTGCTTACCGCAAGTTGAGATTTTGTTGTGCCGATTTGTTTAAGGGCAACTGTATACTGATCCTGAGCAGCATTATAAGCAGCCTGAGCAACATCTCTTGTCGCTTTAGCCTGGTCAAATTGCTGTTGAGTGATTGATCCGTCTTTAATCAGGTTTGCATAGCGATCATAATCTTTTTGTGCCTGCCATAATTTTACTTTGGCAGATTCAATATTAGCTTTAGCTGTACCTGTATTGGCTGCAGTAGCAATAATCTGAGATTCTGAAACGCCAACACCGGCATCAGCACCTTTCTGACCGGCCATAGCTTGTTCTAATTTGACTTTATAGTCTCTGTCGTCTAAAGTAACCAGTATCTGGCCTTCATTAACTTTAGTGTTCTCTTCAAATTTAATGTCCTTTACATAGCCACCTACACGTGCTACTACCGGACTGATATCACCGTCTATCTGTGCATCGTCAGTATCTACGTGATTTCTGTAGTACATGTATTCTTTTATGCCGAAGATGGCACCTGCAATTAGCAGTACTGTTAATATTATAGGGACAATTTTACTTTTCTTTTTTGGTTCAATTGTCTGTTCCGTTGTCGATTCTGTTGTCATTTCTAGATGGATTATATTATTGAGAAATTTTTCCTGTTGATTTTAATAAAGTATAGTAGGCAAGTCCTGCATCGGCTTTTGCCAGTTCTAAATTGATCTTTGCCTGGTATAAAAGCGTTTCAGCATCAATTCTGTCAATAGCAGAAGCTACGTTGTTTTTGTATTTTGATTCGAGTAATCTGTCATTTTCCGTTGCCTGATCAATCGATGTTTCCAATACTTTAATTTTGTTTTTAGCTACCTGGTAACTCTGGTAGTTTCTGTTGATTTCAGTTTTTACATTATCAGATTGTATATCTTTCTGCAGAACGATACTTTTCTGCTGAACTCTTGCTTCTGTAACTTTGTGTTTATTGGTCCACAATGTGCCTATATTCCAGGAAAGTGTGGCACTAGCTGTCATCGGCATGATATAATCGTGAGATTTTGGAAGCAAGCTACCGTTAGGATTGATATAATAAACATCTGCTCCAATACCAAATGTTGGTGTAGCATTCGCTTTGACCGATTTAATATCTATTTCGGCAACTTTATTGCGAAGATCAAGTTCTCTCAATTCCTGACGATAGGCTAATGCCTGATCAATGTAAGAATTCAATGGAGCTACCTCTTTCTGACCAACCGACGGATCAGTAATATCAATTTCTGTATCTTCAGGTAAACCTAAAAGAATATCAAGATTATAATTGATAACCTTGCGGTTGCTTTCTATATCCAGATCTGTCAGTGTAATATTTGCCTGTTGCAATTGAAATCTCAGGACGTCATTTTTTGTAACGATACCTTGTTCAAAAAAGCGCTGAGATTGCTTTAGCTGACTGGCAATTGAGGCTAAATTCTGATTTACAACTTTTTTACTTTGTGCTACCTTGTATAGTGAATAATAGGTGTCGATAACTGCATAAGTTACTTCTTCCTGATTTTTATCCGCGTCAAGACGGGCAACATCTGCCAGTAATTTGGTGCTCTGTCTGGCATATTTCATCTTACCACCACCATAAACCAACTGTTGTACCGATGCCGTACCTACAAAGGCGTTAGCACGTTTAGGCAGGAATATAGGGCTGCCGCCATCTAAGACCAATTGATTAGCAGGGATTTCTGCGTGATTATACATTACACTGGCTTTTGCAGTTGGCAGTGAGTTGTCTTTGGTCACGTCCAGTTTTGCCATTGCTTCTTCAATTTTATTCTGAGATAGCTTTAGATTCTTGCTGTTTTCTATCCCTAACTGAATCGCTTCCTGAAGCGTCAGTTTCTTTACATTCTGTGCATAGAGCATGCCCGGCAGCAAGAGAGCGAAGCAACTCATTTTAATTGTTTTGTGTATCATTTTTGGGGTGTTAAATAGGTGGTGACCAGATCTTTCAGATGTGCGATTAAGCGGTCAGTTAAAATTTCTTTGTCTTTTGGAATGGTAATGTCTAAAATTGATCCCTGTGTAATTTTTGACGGCATGGTAGCGACACTGCTGATGGTACCCATAATCGTTGCAATCAGCATTCTGGTATCTATAGATTTAAATGTTCCGTCGGCAATTCCACTATTGATTATGGTTTCAATAACCTGCATATTTCCAGACATTGCATCTTTCAGTCTCAGGCACATTTCGGGGCGCTGAGCAAGAGAAATTTCTCTGTACATCATTTTATGAAACGGGATGTCTGAAAGAATACGTCTGGTATATCCTTCAATTACCTTTATCAATTTTTCTAACGGAAGACACTGGTCTTCACTGATACTGACTAATTGTGCTTTAAAACCCTGAACTCTTTCGTTGATTACTTCCAGAAAGACACCTTCCTTCGATCCAAAGTAATAATTGATCATGGACATGTTTGCCCCTGATTCTTTAGCTATCTGGCGGGTTGAAGTTCCTTCATATCCCAACTCAGAAAACAATTTTTGAGCAGCAATTAATATGCTCGTTCTTTTATCTGGCTTTTCCATTGTGATTTGATGGGACAAAATTAATCAATCGATCGATTGAATTGATAAAAGATTTATGATCTGGATCACAAATTACAATGAACTGACAATATTAGCAGGCCATTATTTTTGATAAAGCCCTGAATTCTTTCTTATTTGAAATAAATCAATACCTTTGGATCATCAATATTTTAAGGATGATTAAAGAAGAAAATAACAAAAGTTTTGATTGGGTTTATTCAGTTTTAGGCCTTGTATGTGGAATAGCTACTGCGGCAGTTATTTCTGGTAGTTTCCTGTGGTCACTTTTTGGTGGCGTTTTAGGATTGATTATGGGAGCAGTTTTCCTGAGTTCAATCGTAAAAGGGCGTAAATATTAATTTAACCCGTTTATAAAATATCTTTATAAGATGAAAAAGCTCAATCTGTTTCTTGTAATGGCATTATTTGCCTTTACTGTTAATGCGCAGGATGTTAAATTCCCAGGCCTGGACACAAGCCCCGCAGATATTGCTTATTTTCCTTTAAATGCTGCTAAAGTAAAAAAGGGAGATAATTCTGCGCCGCTAATCAAAGTAATTTATTCAAGACCTTCAGTGAAAGGCCGTGAAATATTCGGGAAACTGGAACCTTATGGACAGGTATGGAGAGCTGGTGCAAATGAAAGCACGGAAATCAGATTTTTTAAACCGGTAGTTATCGGTGGTAAAACTATTCCTGCAGGTGCTTATAGTTTATTTGCTATTCCTGAACAGGATAAATGGACTGTGATTATTAATAAACAGACTGATCGCTGGGGTGCATATACTTATGATGAAAGTAAAGATGTAGTCAGAGTATCAGTACCAGTTAAACCTTTAACAACAGTTGTTGAGGCGCTGGCAATTACTTTCACTCCAAATGCATCAGGAGCAAATCTTATTATCGGATGGGATAAAACTTCGGTTGA
This portion of the Pedobacter lusitanus genome encodes:
- a CDS encoding TolC family protein, whose translation is MSCFALLLPGMLYAQNVKKLTLQEAIQLGIENSKNLKLSQNKIEEAMAKLDVTKDNSLPTAKASVMYNHAEIPANQLVLDGGSPIFLPKRANAFVGTASVQQLVYGGGKMKYARQSTKLLADVARLDADKNQEEVTYAVIDTYYSLYKVAQSKKVVNQNLASIASQLKQSQRFFEQGIVTKNDVLRFQLQQANITLTDLDIESNRKVINYNLDILLGLPEDTEIDITDPSVGQKEVAPLNSYIDQALAYRQELRELDLRNKVAEIDIKSVKANATPTFGIGADVYYINPNGSLLPKSHDYIMPMTASATLSWNIGTLWTNKHKVTEARVQQKSIVLQKDIQSDNVKTEINRNYQSYQVAKNKIKVLETSIDQATENDRLLESKYKNNVASAIDRIDAETLLYQAKINLELAKADAGLAYYTLLKSTGKISQ
- a CDS encoding HlyD family secretion protein, giving the protein MTTESTTEQTIEPKKKSKIVPIILTVLLIAGAIFGIKEYMYYRNHVDTDDAQIDGDISPVVARVGGYVKDIKFEENTKVNEGQILVTLDDRDYKVKLEQAMAGQKGADAGVGVSESQIIATAANTGTAKANIESAKVKLWQAQKDYDRYANLIKDGSITQQQFDQAKATRDVAQAAYNAAQDQYTVALKQIGTTKSQLAVSSNSVSQHQSDVDFAKLQLSYTEIKAPATGIVSKKSIQKGQLIQAGQSLFSIVNENSLYVTANFKETQLQDIRAGLKVEVEVDAFPDQKIEAEVYNFSPVTGAKGSLLPPDNATGNFVKVVQRIPVKIKLKASKEVLDKLRPGMSVKVSVTTKD
- a CDS encoding DUF2911 domain-containing protein; amino-acid sequence: MKKLNLFLVMALFAFTVNAQDVKFPGLDTSPADIAYFPLNAAKVKKGDNSAPLIKVIYSRPSVKGREIFGKLEPYGQVWRAGANESTEIRFFKPVVIGGKTIPAGAYSLFAIPEQDKWTVIINKQTDRWGAYTYDESKDVVRVSVPVKPLTTVVEALAITFTPNASGANLIIGWDKTSVEVPVTIK
- a CDS encoding TetR/AcrR family transcriptional regulator is translated as MEKPDKRTSILIAAQKLFSELGYEGTSTRQIAKESGANMSMINYYFGSKEGVFLEVINERVQGFKAQLVSISEDQCLPLEKLIKVIEGYTRRILSDIPFHKMMYREISLAQRPEMCLRLKDAMSGNMQVIETIINSGIADGTFKSIDTRMLIATIMGTISSVATMPSKITQGSILDITIPKDKEILTDRLIAHLKDLVTTYLTPQK